A region of the Arenibacter antarcticus genome:
TAAGGAAAAAGGAGAAAACCTCTCCATGAGATTGGCTAAGGAGACATCTGAATTTATCGAGAAAAATAGGGATACTGCCTTTTTTGCTTTTCTTTCGTTTTATGCGGTACACGGTCCCATTCAAACTACAAATGAAAAATGGAGAAAATATAGAAATAAAGCCCAATTACAAGGTGTCGATGCAAAAGGGTATCAAATGGAAGATGTTTTGCCAATCCGTATCGTACAGGATAATCCAATTTATGCAGGTCTTGTAGAAAGTATGGACGATGCCGTAGGGGAAGTATTGGAAGCCTTGCGTATTTCTGGATTGGAGGATAATACTATAGTTATTTTTACTTCTGATAATGGTGGGGTGGCCTCTGGGGACAATTTTTCAACTAGTAATCTGCCTTTGCGTGGCGGAAAGGGGTATCAATTTGAAGGGGGACTACGTGAACCTTATTTTATAAAAGTGCCCTGGTTAAAAAATGGAGGTTGGGAAAACGACTTTCCTGTTATTGGGACCGATTTTTATCCTACTATTTTAGACTTAGCCAATATCGATTTAAAACCCGGACAACATGTAGATGGAATAAGTCTTAAGCCCTTGTTGGAGGGAAAGGGGTTAACGATAGAAAGGCCTTTGTATTGGCACTATCCGCATTATGGAAATCAAGGTGGTCAACCCTCCTCCATAATTCGAAAAGGAGATTGGAAATTAATTCATTATTGGGAAGATGGCAGGGAGGAGCTTTACCATTTGCCTTCTGATAGTGCAGAACAGATCAATGTAGTTAAGAATAATGAGGAGCTTGCAACAGCTCTCAGCACCCAACTAACAGAATGGCTTCAGGAGGTAGGGGCTAAGATTCCTGAATTGGATCCGGAATACGATTCAAATTTGGCTCAGAAAAGAAAAGAGCGTATAATTAACGAAATGTTACCGCGATTAGAAAAAGAACGCCTACAGTATCTTTCCAATGATTTTCAGCCCAATCCCGACTGGTGGGGGAGTAAAGTGACGGCGGATTAGGAATTTAGACTAAAACGGTCTAGAATTACTGTGATAAAGGGGGGTGAAAATAACTCTAATGTCCTATGCTTAGTGAAATTAGTGTTACCCAAAAGATTATGCTTAATAAATTATCTGTGGTCCCCGCTCTGAGAAAGGCATATGCTCTTTTCATTTGTGTTTTAACAGTATTGATCGAGATTCCATTCATTTCTGCTATTTCAGCATAACTTTGTCCATTAATGATGGCTGAAATGAAAATTTGTTTTCGACTTTCAGGAAGCTGATTGAGCAGTGCTTGAATTTTTCTACTTGCGTTGGAAGATTCCAAAACATTGAGCTCCTCATATTCAGGTATCTGAAAATTTTCAAACAATGCTTTTTCTTTTTTTTCTTT
Encoded here:
- a CDS encoding sulfatase; protein product: MKIINVLTSVLLVGAIYSCAKKSQLAPKRPNVVFILVDDLGLMDLGITGSDFYETPNIDKLAREGMIFTQGYAASRVCSPSRASIMTGKFTARHGITDWIGAPSGENWRKLNRFDKVLPAEYVHSLPKEDQTLAEAMKENGYKTFFAGKWHLGDEGSYPEDHGFDSNKGGWDKGSPIGGFYSPWTNPSLPNKEKGENLSMRLAKETSEFIEKNRDTAFFAFLSFYAVHGPIQTTNEKWRKYRNKAQLQGVDAKGYQMEDVLPIRIVQDNPIYAGLVESMDDAVGEVLEALRISGLEDNTIVIFTSDNGGVASGDNFSTSNLPLRGGKGYQFEGGLREPYFIKVPWLKNGGWENDFPVIGTDFYPTILDLANIDLKPGQHVDGISLKPLLEGKGLTIERPLYWHYPHYGNQGGQPSSIIRKGDWKLIHYWEDGREELYHLPSDSAEQINVVKNNEELATALSTQLTEWLQEVGAKIPELDPEYDSNLAQKRKERIINEMLPRLEKERLQYLSNDFQPNPDWWGSKVTAD
- a CDS encoding RNA polymerase sigma-70 factor, with the protein product MPLQPKINQRELKELFKEYYPMLCLISFGIVKDKDAAKDNVQDFFISYWQRKDSISITTSFKAYAIRAVKNLSLLWLEKEKKEKALFENFQIPEYEELNVLESSNASRKIQALLNQLPESRKQIFISAIINGQSYAEIAEMNGISINTVKTQMKRAYAFLRAGTTDNLLSIIFWVTLISLSIGH